In the Buteo buteo chromosome 8, bButBut1.hap1.1, whole genome shotgun sequence genome, attcaTCAGGTTGGTTTGAGGACATTACGACAGGTTTGTGGGTAAGCTAGGAACCAAAGAGAAGAAACACTtctgttgtgttgtttttcttgctcTACGTGGAATAAAAACCTATATACATTTAAGTTCAAAGCTTGCCTCGGAGCGGCTTTGACTGAATCACGTGATTCTTTTCTGTAGTTTGAAGCAGTTGTACTAGGGTTCCAGTGCAAGCGTTTGTGGATATTTCTCGGTACAATGGTTTCAGATTTACACTGTGCAGTGACACAGCGATCATTGTGAACCATAATTCTGTAGTTAAGGTTCCCTATTCCATTTATCTGCATTTAAAGGGGAGCAGTGTTCCtcccacctggagtgctggcTGCATTACACTTGCACCTTTGTcgctcatttctttttttcagcttccttccctttattcttttcttgcCATCTTTGGAGAGAGAAGTTCCTTCCTCTGCAGTCCTGGCTCCCAGTCAGAGGGACACAGAGCGCTTCCTCTTCCTAGTGGCATACTCCCCCGCAGCAAAATTGGATAAGGAGTGGCTCAGGCGACTGTCCAGAGTATCagagttgctgctgctgctgctgattttGACCCGTGGGCACAGGCACCGGAGCATGGCTCTGCGGATGTAGTTGTCAAAGCAATAGTAAATGAAAGGGTTGGCACAGCTATTGGCAAAAGCAAAAGGGCTGCTCACCTTCATGCCCAGCTGGGCAACCATGTTGGGAAAACAGTCAGGCTGCTTTAGGAGTCCCAAAAGGATGGCCATAAGCTTGAAAATATTGAAGGGAACCCAGGAGATAACAAAAGCCGCCACTACAATGAAGACAATCTTGATGgattttctcagtttcttaTCATGTTTCCCAGCTCTCTGATAATGTACACAGAGTCTCCTGGTGATAGAGTAGTAAAAGGTTAAGATACTCAACAGTGGGAAGAAGAAGGCCAGGATTAAAAGCGTCAGTGAGACGATCTGTTTGGTTTCTGTCACGGCTTTGTCTGTGCAGTAAGTCTTTCCATATTGCTTCTTCAGTTCTCTGGACAGGAGGGTTGGCATCCCTAAGCAGCAGGATAATAACCAGACACAGATGCAGAGTCCACTGGAATAGGATCTTGTTCTGACGCGTCTAGCGATAGAGGGATGCATGATAGCAAGGTACCGGTCAGCACTCATACAAGTCaggaggaggatgctgcagTACATGTTGACTGAGATGACATAGGAACTAGCCTTACAGAGGAAAGATCCTACCCTCCAGCTCTCGTCCGACACCTCCTTGTCCACCCAGAACGGCAGCGTGGTGAGGAAGATGAAGTCAGATGCAGCGAGGTTGATGATAAAGACATCAATCAGCCTTTGGACCCGTTGCTTGAAGACCAAGGCTACTATCAGGATAGAGTTGCCGGCGATGCCCACCAGGAACACAGCAGTGTACAGGATAGGGAGGAAAGTAGACATATGTTGCAGATGCTGATACTGGCAGTTGTCATCGTAGTAGTAGTCATAGTTGAAAGTGACTGTAGTCACGGGCGAAAGCTGGGTGAGTTCCATTTCTGGACAAGCTGTCCTCAGGCAGGCTCTGAGTTCCCCCTACCCTTCCCCTCAAGGTCGTCTTTAAAAACCTGTTAGCAAGTGaggggggaggagtggggggagggaggaggagaaaagcgGTTTTTGAGGGGTAATCTATATACTTTTAGCCAATCGCATAGGCAACGGACAAGCAACAGGAGTCTCTGATTAGTCAAAACCCTGTCTTCAGAATAaacacttgctgctttttttaaaatcaggtttagttttactgattttatcttcattttgcatttgcctGTATAAGCAAAccaggtttgggttttgcttttactttggggggagggaaggtAGTTTTGAAGATTCTAAACTTTTTGAGGACAGGATATTGTTAGTTTGCAGAGGTTTGAGATTGTACCAGCTCAGAAGTTGTCAGAGCACCGTGAATTCAGGTGCCACATTCTTTATCTTTACTCAAAACATTCTGTATAAATTGCTGTTAGGGGCAAGTTCAACTTTTCTGAGGCTTGGAggtttttactttctttgtcCATTTATGattgttgttttctgttgagAGTAATTCTctcatacaaaaatatttagggAAAAACATTTACCATCTCCATTCTGCCCTGTTGTTAGTTGTTCTGTATCAGTCTCAGGCCCTCCACTGCTCTGCCAgtgccctccctcctgccctgcagttCCTCCAGCTACCCtagccctgggctccccacaCCCAGCTTTATGAATGTATTAGAAACTTTGAGGACAGTTTTCCAGTGTGTCATATATTCTTCTGCAATTTGAAACTTGACGTGATGTTCCCATCCCCACACAGGCTTCCTTATCGGCCACAGTCCTGGTCTCCAGAGCCGTGGTTTGTTCCCTCTCCTTCTGACTGTGCAGCCCGCATGGCTATTGAGCTGTTATGTACACGGCTCGCTTCTTTTAAAGAGCTCTGATTTCCTTCATCTTTCATTTGCAATATCAATATCACTCCAGCTGTGGCTTACCTTACAGATGGCCCTTTCAACGTTGCATAAATCGAATGAAAATTCTCACTTTTTAAACTACCGAATTCATTACAGCTTTGTCACTGCATACTAATTTGAAACTTCTGCTACTGGTCTTCATcatccttcctctcttctgcaGATAAATTCAtattctccttcccctccctcccacctgTGTGTTCACAGACCAGGCGTGTCTTCAGGATTCTCAAAGCTTTGAGCAAATTGCTTACCGGAGCATGCTCAAGCCCCGGGCAGACAGATCGCATCTTATGTATGTCTCCACAGGCAAAGAGCAACTCCAAATTGCATGGACAGCAAATTAGTCCCTCCAGTGCACTCTGAATGCACGCATATTCACTCTGCCAGTGCTCAGGTTATGTGCTCCTGTGCGGCAGGAACGTGGTAGACTTCCAAGCACCTGGAAAAGCAGCCAGCTGCTATTAAACAACTGGCTGCTGGATTAAGGGATAGTTAGGTGAGCACTCTCTCTTGTGTAGATAAGCTGATGTCTAATAAGGAGCTAGTTATATACAACTGCCGTCCTATCAGTAGGGCACTAGTGGACTTTAGCTGACTATTTTTCATGGAATGTGTAAGGATTTAATTATCTCAGTGAGTGTAATTCAGCCATCACAAACTCTGGAAAAAGATCAAGGTGTATTAAAACACCCTGGCTTAGATTACAGATTTGTATGCCACAGATGTAAATATGAACCTGTAAGGAAGGACAGGCTAAAAAAGATTACAAAAGATATACCTACTTTTCAGCTCAGAGCTGTGTAGAAATGCCCAATTATCTCACAgtttacagaaattatttttgatggATTCAGTGCAGCGGTGAGTTTAGTGTCATCTTTGCTTATTTCTGCTTCAAGGAATGTGtttcaggtttctttcttccaagaaGCTCTGGGAAATAGAGGCGTTCTCTTTCCATCAGTACTAGAGTGGAAGATCAGCTGAACGCTACAGTCTGTGGTATAATAGTTCTTCCTCTCTTGCAAAGATGGACCTGCATGTTATTTTACTCTGCACTTAGATCCTAACAGCTTACAAGCAGTTGCAAACTTTAGAAATCAGGCACAGACTTCTCTCCCTCCATCTCACACCACTACATACTCCTTGAAACTtactccttccctctccccaacccagagaagagaaaaaagtgagtaactttttaaaagcttaatgGAACCATAAAGATAAGCATATGCCCATGTATTCTTGTGTTTGTGGTTCCTCACTTTGTTGTCTCCCTGTAGTTTAATAGCCTtacttattaaataaataaaaaaaagtttttctgacTGGGATCAACTCTGTTCTGTTGAATTTACTCTGTATTTCTTGAATGCTCTAGACTTGTGGATGTCACTGTGTGTTGCCATATTACAGATGTGACACTTCCTTATGTGGACAGAAGATTTGCAAAGATAATATGAAGCATTATAATGAATAATGAAGCAATTTGTAATTATCTGAGTGAAGCAGTAGCAGGCGTATTTGTCAGTAGTCTGTAAGCTTTGTGCGTTTTTTATGTGGTATTGATTCACTTACGGTGTTGTGTAGGGTCTTATTCTTCCCAGAGCTCATTTCCCTGAGGTAGAGCCAAGCTTTCAAAAATACTCAGCACATGGAAATTCCCCTGATAATACTTCTGCATAGATATTCCAGAAAGCTCAGCATGTGATGTGCTAAGATCCAAGAGATGAGGTGAGAAGTTTTGTCACCAGGAGGACAGCCTCCACCCTCTCCTCACCCCGCTCCTAGATTTCCACAGCGCTTTCCTCCTCCCAGACCTTGCCAGATAGATGTAAACCCTGTTCCCAAACAAAATTTTCTGCTGAAGCAACAGCTACGGGCTTGGCTTGGGTGTATGTTCTTCCAGTCGGGATACCCATCTTGTCCAGCCCTTGACGCAGCTCTGAAAAAATGCTGCCACTGGGTGCTGAGTAGTTTTGAACCTGAGAGTGAACCTACAGCTTTTGTAACCACACGCTTGCGGCAGATACTGTAATCGTGGCCATGCATTTCGCCATTTCTGCTTCAGAGCGTGTGTTTCTCTCCTGGTCCTGCCTTTCTCAAATGCACTTCAAAGTTTGTTCTGTCAGTGTTTGTACCACTCCTTAAATCTTCCTCATAGGAAATGCTGAGGTATTTCCAACAGTAGCAAGGGAAGAGATTTCATGTCTTTGTTCACAGTTCTGTAATGCTTATGATACATGTATTATGGTGGCCTTCTAAATTTGTGGCAAAAACAGTAAAAGAGATGCACAGCAGAACTATCTGCACAGGAAATATGCAGGGTTGTTGATTTAGTTTGTTACATAAACCCCCACCCTTACAAATTTCTGCAATTGAAGCATTTTTGGTAgtgaggtttggtttgggtttttttgaatttttttacattctctATTTTACTGATAGTTTAAATGTGGTTTTATTCCAACTTGTACATGTGCTTTTATATAAGCCCAGGCATCTAGATAAAATAAGCTATGTTTCTGGAAATTATTAATGATGATAAATGCTGAGAAGGAACAGAGGTTCATTTGGCTGTAAAAGAAAGTGTAGTAGTTTCCAAATGATTGTGCTTCAAAAACTTTGTGTAAGGAATAGAGATTTGCAGacctaattaaaacaaaaaaaaaaaccaaaaacaaaacaaaaaaaaccccaccaaattGGCTGAAACTGCCCCTACTGTGCTATAACCTAAGTAAAGGCAGGCTCAGAGGTAACCAGATGAATGCTAACCAACAGAATTTTCACCACCGAACAAAGAGGAGAGGGTAGAACTGATTCAGGTAAAACTGTGGGCACTGAGACAATGCATTGGGGTAGGCTGGAATAGTTTCATACTGAGAGCAGTGGTCTACAAAGTGCGGTGcgggaagaaaataatttttgtacacttaatgaaataaatattttacaaagagtgtttatttcctctttagctcatccttttttaatttatatttttgtttatgttttataATATACATAATATATTAGTACAGTAGTACctgtatataattttaaaaaatatatcataGGAGTGCATGCTCAAAAAATTTTACTGATGGGTGCACAATCAAGAGGTTTGGAGACCACTAACTTAGAGGACAAGTGGGTGTCATTAAAGTGAACCTGTGCTATTCATcattgtaggggtcggcgttcggaagatctcacgttgtcacggaaagttagggggttagtcgcagccttgtgatgtacctgtaaccccacctccccttgttagtataaaaggaattaactgcgcaataaaagggggaagttggcgctcacgctgtgtgtgttatctgtctctttccctggtccgggccgaccagtgatctaagcgtggcaccttgatatgtagtgAATGCTACACATCATATGTGGAAGAAGCACATCTAGAAGGTCTTCTCTGTGTGAAAATTGTAATTAGGGTAGGGTTTTCTTAGCCTACTGTGTTCAGTGCcatagacagaaaaatacagaaggcAGAAATTAAACCAGGGAGACTGTATAAAGGGGTCTGGGGGGAATCCGTGGGATTTTCTGCTCATTCTGGCTGTGTGAAATGCTCATAGATGGTGCCTAAACCACAAAAACTAAAActgtcctttttattattagagAATATTTGGTGGGAGAGGCAATATCATGTAGTAAATTAACTAGTATTGGAAGAAACGGGCAGACTTTTGAAAACCTTTTCTACGTCTAAATCAGTAACTCCTGAAGCGAATGTGATACATGAAGAaggttttttcatttgtcatttcTCATCCTGTATCAACTTTGTTTAATACAGATGGTGTTGCCTCCTACAAATGTTTACTTATTTCCTCAGACTGTGGGAGCTAAAATGACACAAATGTTGTATGACACAAATTTTTTGCAACATActagggttttgtttgtttgttttgtttgcagcaCTGTGATGTTAAACTCTCTGTCAGTGCCTGAGAACTTCTGTTAATGCTACTAACTAATGCAGATGATCCAGGTCTGCTATtgaaaaaacttcagctttgcAAAAAGCAGGAACAGCATTTAAGCTATAGCCATCAGCATTATTCCCTTTGTGCTTTCACATGCAAACTGCCACAGTTTCTGCACAGTAAAACAAACTTTTACTTTGAAAACCTTCCCAAATGATCCTGTTCTGTAGCTAAACTGATCAACCGGTGGTTCTGCTGAGGCACATTGAGGAGGtgtgaagagaaaatgaaaaaaaatggatgttAGCAATGAATAACTCTGTGCGTTcatttgtaacatttttattggGTTACTCGTATTATATTGAGGgttatttttccaggaaaaaaaaaaaatccaggtgaAATCTGTAGAgagtatttgaaattaaataaataaaatgaaaacacatctCTTCCCTCTGGTGATTTTCAAGCAGCTGCACACATCATATTGATCAGGGCAGATTATGAAGAAGAGGCCACTGTAGTCTAATTCAATGATGGAAGCAGTAATGGCTGCAAAATTTTCCAGAATTGATTCTCATTTTTATGAGATGAGATCTT is a window encoding:
- the GPR15 gene encoding G-protein coupled receptor 15, which codes for MHGHDYSICRKRVVTKAGELRACLRTACPEMELTQLSPVTTVTFNYDYYYDDNCQYQHLQHMSTFLPILYTAVFLVGIAGNSILIVALVFKQRVQRLIDVFIINLAASDFIFLTTLPFWVDKEVSDESWRVGSFLCKASSYVISVNMYCSILLLTCMSADRYLAIMHPSIARRVRTRSYSSGLCICVWLLSCCLGMPTLLSRELKKQYGKTYCTDKAVTETKQIVSLTLLILAFFFPLLSILTFYYSITRRLCVHYQRAGKHDKKLRKSIKIVFIVVAAFVISWVPFNIFKLMAILLGLLKQPDCFPNMVAQLGMKVSSPFAFANSCANPFIYYCFDNYIRRAMLRCLCPRVKISSSSSNSDTLDSRLSHSLSNFAAGEYATRKRKRSVSL